The DNA sequence GTGCGCAACGACAATTTCACTGCTGTTTTCTGTGGCGTTTTGACGAGAGGAGTACGAAAGAAGAGAATAGGTCCTAGAACTtggtaagaagaaaaaaaaatctgttgaagAGAAGCTGAAGTGGTAAGTAAGCGTTTGCATTAACTCTTAACTCCCAAAAAACGGGATGGGTTTGAACATTTTAAGGAAATCAGTTTCTAGGGGAAACTATGGGATATTTTTCAGTGTATTACCTGGACAAGTACAAGGCCTCATACACTTAagcccaaaattattcatacccctgtcaaaaacaaacaattccTTATTTTTTCCAGTTACACATTAGTATATCGCTTCAGATTTTACTTAAATAGGACACACAAGAAAGACTATAACCAATTTATTAAAGATagaaagtgtaaataaacatctttaACAGGGTGAAAACAAGAAAATCACGCTGTCCAAAAATATTCATACCTTGCCTCAATGCTCAGTTGCAAACCCCttatttttttatcacagcCTCCAAACGAAGTTTCTTGCATGTATCGGCCGGAATTCTGGGCGATTCCTCCTTGGCCGCATGCTTTGGATCATTGTCCTGCTGAGAGGTCCAATGCTCCCAATGGTTCAGGTTCTCTGCTGCCTTCTTGAGGATTTCTTGAAGAATCTTGATGTGCTGCTCTTTCCTCATGATTCCTTCCACCTTAACCAAGCGGCCAGGTCTATTGGCAGAAAAGCAGTCCCATAGCATTATGCTTCCACCTCCTTTAAGTGTGTCTTTGCAAAGGTCAGACTAGCTTTTACATGCTTTGTTTGAAGCAGGGGGGGTCTTTCTTGGTCGACGTCCATAGAGGCTACTTTAGTACAGTTCCCGCTGGAGAGTCTGCCTTGATAGAGTCACACCACTCAAACTCAGTTCCCTCAGAACAGCCTTAGTAGTAGTCGTTGGACAACTTCCCGCTTGATCTTTCTGGCAAGCCAAGGTAAGACTATTGACTTCTGTCCACTGTCCCCATTGAGGTTTTTGAGGGTGAGAAATTTTTGGTCATTCCGGATGATACTTGCACTGTTGCTACTGATGCCTGAAATTGTTTGGCATTTTGTTTGTAcccttttctgtctgttttagCAATTACAATGCGTGTTCTCAAGTCCTCTTTGGTCTTTGCCATGGCAAGTCTTGTGTTGACTccaaaatgactgaaatgtcaGAAGCAAGTCAACTTTTATACTTTTTATTAGTCCGAAAACTGGTTAAAGAACAAAATGCGAACTCAGACCCTCAGAGACGACAATTTGTTTGACTATCCTGTGGCTAGTATCTTAGTATCACTGGGGTATGAATAAGTTTGGGCTTAAGTGTTCGTGATCTGACCTGCAGGTAGTGGCTCCGAGCTGACTCCAGAGATGCTGAGGAGACGAGACGTCATTGCTGCCGTGCTGATCTTGTTGCCCTGGTCGCTGCTCATCAGTGTCTGGCATCAAAACACCATGCCAGCACTGTACAACAAAGGCAGTGGAGGTAATGAGGGAAACAGATTCAGAGCCAAGAGAGTCAACATGGGCTGTAGTTATTTCACATGGCCCGATTTTAAGCCTTACAGCATCTTCAGAGTGTGAAGCCTCTTTGCATCTCATGTATCTCTCGTATGTTCAACAGAGAATCGCCAAAATGGTCGCTCCTGGAAGTCCTTCTTGCTCAAAAGGACATGCAAAGAGTTTGTCTACACACGTCCTCCGCCCTGGTCCGATGGGCTCCCCACTATCCACGTCATCACCCCCACCTACAGCCGGCCAGTGCAGAAGGCCGAGCTGACTCGTCTGGCCAACACCCTGCTTCATGTGCAAAACCTGCACTGGCTGCTGGTGGAGGACTCCCCCCAACGCACTCCGCTGGTCCGACgtcttctgcaggagacaggGCTCAATTACACTCACCTGTACGTGGAAACGCCCAGGAACTACAAGATACGCAGCGATGTGAAAGATCCCAAAACACCGCGGGGGACGGTGCAGAGGAATCTGGCCCTGCGCTGGCTCCGGGACACCTTTGGCGTGAACTACAGCAAACCAGGAGTTGTTTACTTTGCAGATGATGACAACACATACAGCCTGGAGGTGTTTGAGGAGGTGAGGTCTGTCATTATAGCAGAATTCACTATGAAATTCCACAGTAAAGTCATCACAGTCGATGTGTTTTTAAACTCTATCACACAAGGGGCAAGAAAGCTAGTGGAGCAGAATCTCCTAACATttctaatattttaaatatttgcatATGTTTATGTGGATCTGCACCTCATATAACAAACACTAAGGCCCTTCCTAGTACATGGCTCTCTTTTGTTTGTGGACGTTTCCGGGTTACTTGGTGACACTTGAGAACCAGGGCTGTTAGAAACAGCCATTGGCAAAGATTGTACGCTGTAAATTTCATGGGTCACAATGTTGACttggtgcacatcaaacttCATTGGTGCGTGTTATTTTTTAGTACAGAGTCAGTACAGAGTATGACTCATACTGTAAAATATATTCCTCAAATCATGTTCTATTAAGGTTTATACCTACCAGTGGATACCAGTTAAACATTCTCCACTATTTTGTAATGATCTTCGCTcctaaaatatatttcagacaAGAAAGGCAACGGCTCAAGCACATCATGGACAAATCTCCAGCCACAAGCCACAAACAATCGAGCCTACCCACAGTGCTTTAGTCAGCACTGAGTTTACTAAGTCAAAGTAGTTGCTGAAGCAGATTTTATACAGTTTGACTTGATTCATTTCAAGTTTATCgattaaagacaaaaaataattgAACAATCCAAACAACACAGACTAATagcatgtactgtaaacaagTACACCATTTCACCACTCTGCTGTCAATACTCTAatgtgataatgataataaatcaTGTCCCAACTCCAGTTTGAATACATTTCTTTAGGGGCAGACGTGGAGTCTggtttgaaattcttatatttAATTCCATAATGAACGGCCTTGTGGGCAACATAAAGTATTTTTTGGGGCTGTATTTGGCTGCCCGGGTCATGGGTTTGACACATGCCATCGTGGGTCACGGTTGAAACTTTGGCAGCAACTCTGATGTTCGGTCACTGTCACTCTGCTGaagtttttatttctctgtctgGTACTTGCTGCTCTGTTCCCACGGTCCCATTAGCTCACATGATATGAAGCATAAAAGGGCTCGATTCTTCCCTACAAATTTTACTTTTTGCTCTTTAACAAAGGAGTTTGCTTTGGGAGTTTTATGTTGCTTGCCTTTATTTAGGATGGAAGCAGTAACCTCGTCTGGCATCAGATCAACACGCGCGTCTTCGAGGTTTTAGAAGAAAATAGATCTCTGTGTCGGATGGCTGCTTTTGGCATTTTAGAACTTGCTCTTCACAAGTCAGGGACAGATTGTTGCACGGACAGATCAGTGACTGCAGTAATGAGAAATgctgtgaagaaagagctgaacaAAAAGTCATTGATCTTTGCCCCTGTACTCTCATACCAAAAGCTTCAAGCTCCGGGGTCACATGGTGCCTGGAGTCGCCTTTAGATGTGAGGTGAAGGGTTCTAGACACACACCAGGGATTACATCTCCTGGCTGACTGGTGAAGTCAGTGAGGTGTTCCCTGCCAACCCAACCTCCAAGAtgacaaatggatggatgaatcaaTGGAAGGATTGTTTAGCTCCAAAGTTAGAGCAAGAAGTAAAAATGATTAATATTGTTTAGAACATATCAGTGTTTTCAGACATTTTAATCTCAGTCATTTTGAACAGCTTGTATAACCTGTTTTCTATCTTCATCTCCAGATGCGTTCCACCAAGAGAGTGTCAGTGTGGCCCGTGGCCTTTGTCGGCGGATTGCGCTACGAGACCCCTGAAGTCAACGCTATGGGAAAAGTGATTGGCTGGAAAACTGTGTTTGACCCTCACCGGCCGTTTGCCATCGACATGGCGGGCTTCGCCGTGAACCTGGGGCTGATTCTGTCCAGAGAGCAGGCGTACTTCAGTTTACGCGGCGTCAAGGGCGGCTATCAGGAGAGCAGCCTACTGAAGAAGCTGGTCACCCTCAGTGACCTGGAGCCTAAAGCTGCTAACTGCACTAAGGTGGGGATTGTAAACTGTGGATGAGAGAAAGGCAGAGCTTGAATGTTGTGTGGATGTCTTTAGTTACTTGGCTGTCAGTAACAGTTAAGTACAGCAGACGTTTAGCTTAAGCTTCTACCCTTCACCGTCCACCACTCCAAGCATGTCTATCTCACAAGGAACTGCTCATTTGAATATGAAACATGATGTTTGCGAGGAAAGCCGCTGCTCTGACGGGACGTCTTAATTAGTGTCTCATCACACGTCCATGCTTGTCATCACCGGTCTCCCGCAGGTTTTAGTGTGGCACACTCGGACAGAGAAGCCAGTGCTGGTGAACGAGGGCAAGAAGGGATTTACGGACTCCAACATGGAGATATGAGGCAGTTTGTTGAAGGTAAAGTAAGTCATGAagacttgtttattttcatggaTCAACAATATTTTGCAATACTTTAACCTGGACAGTCGCTGTTTGGGTCCCGTAAAACCTTTCTGCAGCATCAGCCTGTCCATCAGTGAAGAAGTTAAATATCTATGGAGATTTCAtgcttttcaatttattttatgaatgttattattaatgttCTTCATATCTTAGTTTTCTTATTTactcatttatatatttctcCGTCATCTGAATGAATCCTGTCCAACAATGTTACACAGGATTCATTCATGTATATTATGTGCATTTTTGTACGTGTACAAAAATGCACATAATATACATATGtatttcacacatttatttgtaatgttatttttaaaaataatttcttcTTTTTAGTGATATTATTAATTTTCTTGATGAGTATTAACTCATCAATCACACATCATTTTGTGATGTGTTGTGGTgtgaatttttaaaataatcgatttattattttgattatttattttttttatttttttatattttagtcatttcagtcatttatttttgagccttattcttattcttattcttactcttattcttattcttattcttattcttattcttattcttattctttttcTTAGGATGAACAAATGTACACTTAATTcgaattacatttacatttaatctGTCTGAGTCAATTTCAAGTGAAagttattggctgaaaaaaaccTCAATTAAACCTGTATTACATTTTCCTAAACATTGATCTGCATAACTCAAAATGTCTCATACCCTCAATCCTTTTAACCATAATTAAATGTCATCCACTGACCTCCGCTCCACTTTAAGAGGTCAGActtgaaacaaatgtttttcaaaaggtccTACTGTGCATAATcgaacatgcaaaaaaaaaagacctgctGCAAGGTCACGTGATCTCTagagatcccaccctgtcattcATGTTAAAAAGGAAGGAACAGGATTCACTTACTGTAATATTTTGCATTCAAAACcttctttatttaaaaagacaacATCACACTTGAAAGTCTGTTATGTGAATGCACTGACTCTGGTTTGACATTAGGGACAGCTGACTGAGACACCTGGGCTTCACATGGGAGACAAACGCCTCCCCAGACCTTGATGAAGTCGGTGTGACCTTGCTGCTGAAAAGAACACACTGAAGTGACCTCATGGACCTGATATGCAAGAATTTTGGGGTGATTTATCCTGAGGGAGGGGGGGGCAACACCAGCCAACTATCCAATCCGCAtcgattttcttttgttgtgaaTCTGCACTTCTGTGTCAGTCACGAGCACTGAGTTGCCTGTGGGGATTTGAACCCTCCACCTACTTGTACTGTACACATCAACCGTATGAATAGCACCAGAATCTCTCATTTAGAGGCTTCTCATCGTCCTGTTCAAGAAGAGAAGCATGTTCAAAACAGTTATTCACGACCAGGTGATTCCATGTAGAACTCCAGCGGCATGCCTCGTCATGACACACACATGTGGCCATGAATGTTAAAATCACCATAGTTCCGGCAACACAATGGTCAGCTGCTAAAGCAGACTGCTGTATTTGCAGTTAAATAAGTTAAATAAATCACAccgaaaaaacaaacatcccgGACTGTTTCTTTTGCGTCGTACCCATGGGATTGTTATATGTTGGAAATATGTTACATGATGTCTGTTGCCATTCCAAGATCTGGCGAGTCCTCAAAGTTGATCTTGTAGTCGGATTCCTGCTCCTCAAACACAGTAACCTgagaacaaagaaaatacaacatGGGAAACAACTGAAGAAAAGTAAGGAGGCTCACTCTACCATACTCTTAGAAACCTCCTCTAGATGAGGATCTTAAGAATCGAAAGCTTTTAcacagctctttcttcacccaAACAAACCGTCTCACAAAGGTTGCTGCACCCATCTGTTCTTGTCATGCTGcatccttccttcactcttGAGCAAGACCCAGTGAGGATAACAATATGACTACTAACATATTTCCCTCCTGACTCTGTCTAATATGAAAAGAAAGCAACCAGATTTGAGAAGACAAATATATttggtgttttattattattattgtatttgcAAATAATCGGTTTCCCCCTCAAATTTAATTTACAATCTATATATGTATCAATTACTACACGTGGGGAATTAAAAGCTTTTCATCGTCACACATTTCAGGTGTATTATATtatgtattttgattttttttatttactgaaaACTACCTTGCAATTGTAGCGCCAGATGTTTGTCATCAATGAGTGTGATTGAAAAGAGAAGAATTCAGCTGTAAAGGACATTTTCTGAGGTAAACATTGGCTGAATCATGACAAGATTTAAGTGCACATGGGTACAAGTGAGTTTTGACCAGCTCAAATAGTAGTCAACTCTACGAAACTGTGAAGTTTCTTCATGCAAACCTGGTTTATCCCGCTGTTGAGAAAAGGACCCGGGAGATAAAGCGCCTGTTGGGGACCGATGGACCAATAGCGTCCCAGATTCATCCCGTTGATGAAGACAACACCCTTCTCCCATCCCTGCACCGGAGTGGGTTTAATACAACAAACAAGACTTGATGGGACACACAAAGCGGCGACTCACCGGCAGCTTCACAAATGTGTCACTGGGATACCCATACGAAAACAACCTGCCCATGAAGAAGGCTGGGAAACTCGGCTTTTCAGGGAGGGATTTCCAGGGAGCCTGATGGAGACTGGGAAAATCTATGTAAAAATAGCTGAGTCTGAAACATACTGAAACAAGTGCACTCACTTGTCTATAAAACTGGGTTTCATATCCAAGCTGTAGATCGTAAAATCCCGTAAGGGAGTGTCGTTTAATAAAATATCACCCACAAGACCTGAAACACAAGCATAAATGAGCTTTGGTGTCAGATGCATTATTTCAGAGGAGCTAGCAGAAACCTTTGCGTTGCTTGTCAAGGCCCCGACCTTGGTGGACCCGGCCGCAGTTCTCCACCAGTAAACTTAACGTCCGCTCACCCTTTTTTGAAGACGTTAGAGCAAACCACATTTAATGTTGCAGCGAGCACACACCCGTGCAAACATGGTTCATTCATGTGTTGTCGTACCTTACCATCAGGAAGAGCAAGCTCCAGGCTTTGGCGCTTAAAAAGCCCAATGAAAGCTTTGTCCAAGAACACCTGGAAATACAATAATTCAGAGGTAGACATCGCCACATGATGGGCTGCCATTTTCTATGTGTGAAATTGTTATTCATTTGCAgcttataaagttttttttaacatatctTATAATGTTATTGGCCATAATGTCGGTGTGGGTGGCCTGAGATGGACTCCCCACTGAGGGAGGCCCACTGAATTGAGACCAAATCGAGAGCGTTGGTAGTGTTGTAGGCACCCGAGCCCGAGGCAACCACGGCGTACAGAGTCCAAGATCAAGATTTCAAGGGCCAGAGAGTGGGTGCGAGtggagaccaaactgaatgcagaagCATAAGTCTGTAAGTTATATAGCTTTATTTGTTAACAGTGAAGGAAACTGTagccatttcattcattttcaaaaataaatcatctgAAACTAGTAGCTTGTTCTGTATCGAGTTTAATCTCTGTATCTATCTTGCCCCTCGTAGGTCTTGCTCTCAACTCGGACTGGGGCCCTCAAGTTTTGGTCTTAGACTTGGCGTCTGTTTGCGCTGGTCTCAATCGTGACTCATTCTCGAGTGTGTTGGTCTCAGCTACAGCACTATCAAGCGGTAGTCGACACTTTGCCACCTCAATGGTGGATTCATCGCATGAGATTGAGTGAAAATAACATCGGCAAACTTAAATATCTGCAGTGTTTTCACCAAAATGACAAGTCACATGTTAAGGTCATGACCCTCATTGAGGTGAAGACTCACCAGAGCTCTGTCCCGGACGTTGTCCCCAGACTTCAGCAAGCCTCCACTGGTGACGATGGTCTCATAGAGAGTGTATCCGAACGACTGACCATTCATGTTGTTCGTGGGTAGATTCTCCATATTCACTGGCTTATGTGACTTAAACTGCTTAGAAAAATTGAGAGAAATATAAGAGAAATGCTTGACATAATAGCTCTACTATAAAAACTCATACTCCCTCAGTGAAGCTCAAGACATCCCATAATGACAGGTGCTGGTACATGATGGTGGGCTCATATGCTTCTCTGTAACGCAGCGCTGGCATCTCCGGGAAGCTTTCCCCTTCTGCACGGACTGGACAGACATTAGACCTCTCCGTTCTCTCTTTGAATATTCCAGAACCTACTGTTGAAGCGAGACAGCAGATCTCTGAGCAGATGATACTTCTGGGAGTATTCACCAGCTTCAGTCAAGGGAGCGTCATAATCTGAAATCACAGAGTGCGACCTGCTGTCAGCTTCTGTTACTGCAGTGTGCAAGACAACGACAGGATTTTGGAAATGGATGAAAGAACTCACCGTAGCTGGGGACCAGAGCTTTGTAGGATGGGTCTTGGATTCCTCCGGTCAGGAAGCCAAAACTGGATCCTCCATGGAACATGTAGAGGTTGACGGACATTCCTCGCATCAGAATCTCTCTCACGGCGGACACCATGTCTAAAACCAACAGGTCGGGTCACATCCAAGGACAACTTCTCATTTCCATCTGCATTTACATTGTTGATGAGAAACTGTCGTTTCTCATGCAAAAAGCGTCAAGCTAGGGAAATTCTGTCAGTCTGGGAAATTTGTATAATAGTGTAATTATCTTGTACTGTAAACCATAAAgtcttattttattaaaacagtAGT is a window from the Synchiropus splendidus isolate RoL2022-P1 chromosome 17, RoL_Sspl_1.0, whole genome shotgun sequence genome containing:
- the b3gat1b gene encoding galactosylgalactosylxylosylprotein 3-beta-glucuronosyltransferase 1, giving the protein MLRRRDVIAAVLILLPWSLLISVWHQNTMPALYNKGSGENRQNGRSWKSFLLKRTCKEFVYTRPPPWSDGLPTIHVITPTYSRPVQKAELTRLANTLLHVQNLHWLLVEDSPQRTPLVRRLLQETGLNYTHLYVETPRNYKIRSDVKDPKTPRGTVQRNLALRWLRDTFGVNYSKPGVVYFADDDNTYSLEVFEEMRSTKRVSVWPVAFVGGLRYETPEVNAMGKVIGWKTVFDPHRPFAIDMAGFAVNLGLILSREQAYFSLRGVKGGYQESSLLKKLVTLSDLEPKAANCTKVLVWHTRTEKPVLVNEGKKGFTDSNMEI
- the LOC128748794 gene encoding beta-galactosidase-1-like protein 2; its protein translation is MVVLRIRNGQKRKYTFLCLCVTGFIMYRYLSMSAGGRRMSRKVGLVANSSQFTLEGTPFQIIGGSVHYFRVPRAYWRDRLMKMKACGINTLTTHVPWSLHQPEKDVFNFHTQLDLEAYINLAAELGLWVILRLGPYVSSELDLGGLPSWLLRDGSMRLRTTYPGFTQAVNTYYDKLIPKMVPLQFKKGGPIIAVQMENEYGSYSKDESYMAFIKEALQSRGITELLFTADSHNALKSGGVDGAIRAVKLRRLSQRGVRDLQEIQPNSPMMVMEYWTGWYDVWGELHHVLPPEDMVSAVREILMRGMSVNLYMFHGGSSFGFLTGGIQDPSYKALVPSYDYDAPLTEAGEYSQKYHLLRDLLSRFNIRAEGESFPEMPALRYREAYEPTIMYQHLSLWDVLSFTEGFKSHKPVNMENLPTNNMNGQSFGYTLYETIVTSGGLLKSGDNVRDRALVFLDKAFIGLFKRQSLELALPDGKGERTLSLLVENCGRVHQGRGLDKQRKGLVGDILLNDTPLRDFTIYSLDMKPSFIDNLHQAPWKSLPEKPSFPAFFMGRLFSYGYPSDTFVKLPGWEKGVVFINGMNLGRYWSIGPQQALYLPGPFLNSGINQVTVFEEQESDYKINFEDSPDLGMATDIM